A window from Mangifera indica cultivar Alphonso chromosome 2, CATAS_Mindica_2.1, whole genome shotgun sequence encodes these proteins:
- the LOC123208371 gene encoding transcription factor FER-LIKE IRON DEFICIENCY-INDUCED TRANSCRIPTION FACTOR, which produces MDESGNFLMMQGTNEFELRDFIEDANFDQFIDLIRGENENPVANFSCDLMNGCAVDNNHFVNDSTTAEDIFNFNDDTAMVSDLSSFVMNSATPSLNKDRKDRDEAEDNIGEETKRKTKADRSKTLISERRRRGRMKEKLYALRALVPNITKMDKASIVGDAVLYVQELQMQAKKLKAEIAGLEASLVGGGRYQDSVKNREETQIRRSKHPISKKIIQMDVFQVEERGFYLRLVCSKGEGVAVSLYRALESLTTFNLQNSNLASMSDRFVLTFTLNVRDSEQNMNLPNLKLWITGALLNQGFEVLTVSA; this is translated from the exons atggatgaatcAGGAAACTTTCTAATGATGCAGGGTACTAATGAGTTTGAGTTGCGTGATTTCATTGAAGATGCAAACTTTGATCAGTTCATTGATCTAATTCGAGGCGAAAACGAGAACCCTGTTGCCAATTTCAGCTGTGACCTCATGAACGGTTGTGCAGTTGATAACAACCATTTTGTTAATGATTCCACCACTGCAGaagatatatttaatttcaatgatGATACAGCAATGGTCTCTGATCTTAGTAGCTTTGTTATGAACTCAGCAACGCCGAGTTTGAATAAGGACAGAAAGGACCGGGACGAGGCGGAAGATAATATTGGAGAAGAAACTAAGCGGAAAACCAAGGCTGATCGATCGAAAACTTTGATTTCGGAACGAAGGCGGAGGGGTAGGATGAAGGAGAAGCTCTATGCATTGCGTGCCTTGGTTCCCAACATTACAAAG ATGGACAAGGCCTCAATAGTTGGAGATGCCGTGTTGTATGTTCAAGAGCTACAAATGCAGGCGAAGAAGCTGAAAGCTGAGATCGCTGGCCTTGAAGCATCCTTAGTAGGCGGAGGAAGGTATCAAGATTCAGTCAAAAACCGAGAGGAGACTCAAATTCGCAGAAGCAAACATCCTATTTCCAAAAAGATTATTCAG ATGGATGTTTTTCAAGTGGAGGAAAGAGGGTTTTATCTGAGATTGGTATGCAGCAAAGGTGAAGGGGTAGCTGTATCACTTTACAGAGCCCTTGAGTCACTTACCACCTTCAATCTTCAGAACTCCAATTTGGCTTCAATGTCTGATAGATTTGTATTGACATTTACTCTCAAT GTGAGAGACAGTGAACAAAACATGAATTTGCCAAATTTGAAGCTATGGATTACCGGGGCTCTTCTCAACCAAGGATTTGAAGTTCTAACTGTATCTGCCTAG